The Primulina eburnea isolate SZY01 chromosome 13, ASM2296580v1, whole genome shotgun sequence genome includes a region encoding these proteins:
- the LOC140810853 gene encoding trafficking protein particle complex II-specific subunit 120 homolog — translation MEPDARIETSSMIRVAVLPIATVPPLLFRDYASMLLCHDTVSLSSISSFYTEHQKSPFQYQPWESGSIRFKFIIGGSPPSPWEDFQSNRKILAVIGICHCPSSPDLASVANEFAAASKGYSSALVQRCFAFSPGDLQLEEESYKKCNLVLLPPADRQTQELHLQTMMQDIAASLLMEFEKWVLQAESGGTILKTPLDSQASLSSEEVIKAKKRRLGRAQKTIGDYCLLAGSPVDANAHYSTAMELARLTGDFFWYAGAMEGSVCALLIDRVGQKDPVLEEEVKYRYNSVILHYRKSFIQDNAQRVSPLSFELEATLKLARFLCRRELAKEVAELLTAAADGAKSLIDASDRLIVYVEIARLFAALKYHRKAAFFSRQVAQLYLQQDNKIAAISALQVLAMTTKAYRVQSRASSDPSQDAGRQTHADEGKAHHHSIVSLFESQWSTLQMVVLREILLSAVRAGDPLAAWSAAARLIRSYYPLITPSGQNGLAVALANSADRLPLGTRCGDPALPFVRLHSFPLQTSPADIVKRNLAREDWWVGSAPSGPFIYTPFSKGEQNNSNKQELIWVVGEPVQVLVELANPCGFELIVDSIYLSVHSENFDSFPISVNLPPNSSKVITLCGIPTKEGPIAIPGCIVHCFGIITEHFFKDVENLLAGATQGLVLSDPFRSCGAAKLKNISIPNISVVPPLPLLVSHIVGGDGSIILYEGEIRDVWISLSNAGTVPVEQAHISLSGKNQDSVVSVAHEILKSSLPLKPGAEVTIPLTIKAWQLGMLGPDGTASNTVLGTAGKQARDGSCPILLIHYAGPLVHSGVPATGSVPPPGRRHVIPLNICVLQGLSFVKARLLSMEIPTHVGETYPVPLKMNGDGSEEDDGSERETDRFMKIDPYRGSWGLRFLELELCNPTDVVFETSVSVDLEKSDEKESPSHYNCTESGYPKTRIDRDYTARVLIPLEHFKLPVLDGSFLVKGTQTSGTVGKSSSFSEKNIKLELNASIRNLISRIKVRWHSGRNSSGELNIKDAAQAALQTSVMDVLLPDPLTFGFRLAKNSMHNDAKLNSQKQSGARVSSHELGGGSITAHDMTPMEVLVRNNTKENIRIRLGVTCKDVAGENCIEGDKATVLWEGVLTGVVMEVPPLQEMRHTFTLYFLIPGEYSLLAAAVIDDANEVLRARARTNSPEEPIFCRGPPFHVQVNGTV, via the exons ATGGAACCCGACGCCCGCATCGAGACCAGCAGCATGATCCGAGTGGCGGTGCTTCCGATCGCCACGGTACCGCCTCTTCTCTTCCGCGACTACGCGTCCATGCTTCTTTGCCACGACACCGTCTCCCTCTCCTCCATCAGCTCCTTCTACACTGAGCATCAGAAATCCCCGTTTCAGTACCAGCCTTGGGAATCCGGCAGCATCCGCTTTAAGTTTATCATCGGCGGATCGCCTCCATCTCCCTGGGAGGACTTCCAGTCCAACCGCAAGATCCTTGCTGTTATAGGTATCTGTCACTGCCCCTCTTCCCCTGATCTCGCTTCTGTCGCCAATGAATTTGCTGCCGCATCTAAGGGTTATTCGTCAGCACTTGTCCAGCGATGCTTCGCCTTCAGCCCTGGGGATTTGCAG CTAGAAGAGGAGAGTTATAAGAAGTGTAACTTGGTCTTGCTTCCCCCAGCTGACCGGCAAACACAGGAACTCCATCTACAGACAATGATGCAAGATATTGCTGCCTCACTGTTAATGGAGTTCGAAAAATGGGTTCTTCAAGCAGAATCTGGTGGCACTATTCTGAAAACACCTTTAGATTCTCAAGCTAGTCTCAGCTCAGAGGAG GTGATTAAGGCAAAAAAGCGGAGACTTGGTCGAGCGCAGAAAACAATAGGGGATTACTGTTTGCTGGCAGGATCACCTGTTGATGCCAATGCCCATTATTCTACTGCAATGGAACTGGCTAGATTGACTGGAGATTTTTTTTGGTATGCTGGGGCAATGGAGGGCAGTGTATGTGCATTGCTG ATAGACCGTGTGGGTCAGAAGGACCCTGTGTTGGAAGAGGAGGTCAAGTATCGGTACAACAGTGTAATTCTTCACTACAGAAAATCATTTATTCAAGACAATGCTCAAAG GGTTTCACCCTTAAGTTTTGAACTCGAGGCTACACTAAAGTTGGCAAGATTCCTCTGCAG GCGGGAACTGGCTAAGGAGGTTGCGGAACTGTTGACTGCAGCAGCTGATGGAGCGAAATCGCTGATTGATGCCAGTGATAGACTAATAGTATATGTTGAAATAGCACGGCTCTTTGCTGCACTTAAATATCATAGAAAAGCTGCTTTTTTCTCGAGGCAGGTTGCTCAGTTATACTTGCAACAAGATAATAAAATTGCTGCTATCAGTGCTTTGCAAGTGTTGGCTATGACAACGAAAGCTTATCGTGTCCAAAGTCGAGCATCTAGTGACCCATCTCAG GATGCTGGACGACAAACTCATGCGGATGAAGGGAAAGCACATCACCACTCGATTGTCTCCTTATTTGAGTCACAATGGAGTACCCTGCAAATGGTTGTACTGAGGGAAATTCTTCTCTCTGCTGTTCGTGCGGGAGATCCTCTTGCTGCTTGGAGTGCAGCAGCGCGTTTAATTAGGTCTTATTATCCTCTAATTACACCATCCGGGCAAAATGGCCTTGCTGTTGCACTTGCTAATTCAGCTGACAGGCTTCCTTTAGGAACTCGGTGCGGTGATCCGGCTTTGCCCTTCGTAAG GTTGCATTCATTTCCTTTACAAACATCTCCAGCGGACATTGTTAAACGCAATCTAGCTAGAGAAGATTGGTGGGTAGGATCTGCTCCTTCGGGACCATTCATTTATACACCATTCAGCAAAGGAGAGCAAAATAATAGCAATAAACAGGAGCTAATCTGGGTGGTTGGTGAACCAGTTCAAGTGCTAGTGGAATTAGCAAATCCCTGTGGCTTTGAATTGATTGTTGATAGCATTTATCTGTCTGTGCATTCAGAAAATTTTGATTCCTTTCCAATAAGTGTCAATCTTCCACCTAATTCTTCAAAGGTGATCACACTTTGTGGAATTCCTACCAAAGAGGGCCCAATTGCTATTCCTGGGTGTATTGTCCATTGTTTTGGCATAATCACAGAACATTTTTTCAAGGATGTCGAGAATCTGCTTGCTGGGGCAACTCAAGGGCTTGTGCTTTCTGACCCTTTCCGCAGCTGTGGGGCAGCAAAGTTAAAAAATATATCTATTCCTAATATTTCAGTAGTACCACCCCTGCCGTTGTTAGTGTCTCACATTGTTGGCGGTGATGGCTCTATTATATTATATGAAGGTGAAATTCGTGATGTGTGGATTAGTTTGTCCAATGCTGGCACTGTTCCTGTTGAGCAGGCACATATCTCATTGTCGGGGAAGAACCAAGACTCTGTTGTGTCGGTGGCTCACGAAATTCTAAAGTCATCCCTTCCTTTGAAACCTGGTGCCGAAGTGACAATTCCTTTAACTATAAAGGCCTGGCAGCTTGGCATGTTGGGTCCTGATGGTACCGCCAGCAACACTGTCCTTGGAACTGCAGGGAAACAAGCTAGAGATGGAAGCTGCCCAATATTGTTGATCCACTATGCAG GTCCACTGGTACATTCTGGAGTACCTGCAACGGGGTCTGTTCCTCCTCCTGGGAGACGTCATGTCATCCCCTTGAACATCTGTGTTTTGCAAGGCTTGTCTTTTGTAAAGGCCCGGTTACTGTCAATGGAAATTCCAACCCATGTCGGTGAAACTTACCCCGTGCCTTTAAAAATGAATGGTGATGGCAGTGAAGAAGATGATGGTTCTGAAAGAGAAACTGATAGATTCATGAAAATTGATCCTTACAGGGGAAGTTGGGGGCTTCGCTTTCTTGAATTAGAGCTGTGTAATCCAACTGATGTTGTCTTTGAGACTAGTGTTTCAGTTGATTTAGAGAAGTCCGATGAAAAGGAGAGTCCCTCTCACTATAATTGTACAGAATCTGGTTATCCTAAAACAAGGATAGACAGGGATTACACCGCTAGAGTGCTAATACCACTTGAACATTTCAAATTACCAGTTCTTGATGGTTCATTTCTTGTTAAGGGTACCCAAACAAGTGGGACTGTTGGTAAAAGTTCAAGCTTCTCAGAGAAGAATATTAAGCTTGAGCTCAATGCTTCTATTAGGAATTTGATTTCTAGGATTAAGGTGAGGTGGCACTCTGGACGCAACAGCTCAGGTGAACTAAATATCAAGGATGCAGCACAGGCTGCTCTCCAGACATCTGTCATGGATGTACTACTGCCAGATCCGCTGACATTTGGCTTTAGGCTTGCTAAAAATAGTATGCACAATGACGCAAAACTGAATTCACAAAAACAATCTGGTGCACGAGTGAGTTCACATGAATTGGGAGGGGGCTCCATCACTGCACATGATATGACCCCAATGGAAGTGTTGGTGCGCAATAACACAAAGGAGAACATTAGAATTAGACTGGGTGTCACATGCAAAGATGTGGCTGGTGAAAACTGCATCGAGGGTGACAAGGCAACTGTTCTGTGGGAAG GTGTTTTGACTGGTGTAGTTATGGAAGTCCCTCCTCTGCAAGAGATGAGGCATACTTTCACTCTCTATTTCTTGATCCCTGGGGAGTACTCCTTGTTGGCGGCTGCTGTCATTGATGATGCCAATGAAGTGCTTAGAGCTCGAGCAAGAACGAACTCACCTGAAGAGCCTATCTTTTGCCGTGGACCCCCTTTTCATGTTCAAGTAAATGGGACTGTGTGA
- the LOC140810407 gene encoding uncharacterized protein — protein sequence MPKPTADNVSWSCAILSDFKRARIKEKIEDSSKKSNPERIWNPPRLSTLKLNVDAAVDEVRHHFSIDGVLRDKQGRLLLVFGKQINQPISVVHGELLAIREGIILLHDKGFTDVQVATNSSLAVQAVTTTRDDIGYTGLCATDIRERTSEYGMSELIHVRRSANSVAHSIARFAFDSLSPFV from the exons ATGCCG AAACCGACAGCTGATAATGTTTCCTGGAGTTGTGCAATCTTATCTGATTTCAAAAGAGCCCGGATCAAAGAGAAAATTGAGGATTCATCAAAAAAGAGTAATCCGGAGAGGATATGGAATCCGCCAAGATTAAGCACATTAAAACTCAATGTAGATGCGGCCGTGGACGAGGTTAGACATCATTTTAGCATTGATGGCGTACTCCGAGACAAACAAGGCCGATTGTTATTGGTTTTTGGGAAGCAGATCAACCAACCCATCTCAGTGGTTCATGGTGAACTTCTGGCTATTCGAGAAGGTATTATTCTCCTGCATGACAAAGGCTTTACTGATGTTCAAGTTGCAACCAATTCCTCATTGGCAGTGCAAGCAGTCACTACCACTCGGGATGATATTGGTTATACGGGCCTCTGCGCAACAGATATTAGAGAGCGTACGAGTGAATATGGGATGTCTGAGCTTATCCATGTTCGTCGTTCGGCAAATAGTGTAGCTCATAGCATTGCTCGTTTTGCTTTTGATTCCCTTTCACCCTTTGTTTGA